One window from the genome of Gimesia aquarii encodes:
- a CDS encoding DUF1559 domain-containing protein gives MSRNIYSKKGFTLIELLVVIAIIAILIALLLPAVQQAREAARRSTCKNNMKQLGLALHNYHDAHTKFPYSSANNAMVWTQAGDPILNTSGWTLLLPYLEQSALYNQFNFTAAQRDSTFSGWSSTSAGTVMGASADITANMELTKKVIAVFNCPSDDNNQTYNSATSYYGCGISGSAMTNYGFSVSSGTGPWALWGNEGITTRALFGENSNSDISKIKDGTSNTVMVCETTRQVRDGTGNYWGCSVYAGNGVNLAHSRGINYWLCCSWTPPMTERPGVLGSYSMPGSAHVGGCMILLADGAVRFISENIDSTIRTNLSRIKDGQVIGEF, from the coding sequence ATGTCGAGGAACATATACAGCAAGAAGGGTTTTACTCTGATAGAACTACTCGTTGTGATTGCGATTATAGCCATTTTAATCGCATTGCTGCTCCCTGCCGTGCAGCAGGCGCGCGAGGCGGCTCGCCGTTCTACCTGCAAGAATAATATGAAGCAGCTTGGTCTGGCTCTGCACAATTATCACGACGCGCACACCAAGTTTCCCTACTCAAGTGCCAACAACGCCATGGTCTGGACGCAGGCCGGAGATCCGATCCTGAATACATCCGGCTGGACACTACTTCTGCCTTATCTGGAACAGTCTGCGCTCTACAATCAGTTCAACTTCACCGCCGCCCAACGCGACAGTACGTTCAGTGGGTGGTCTTCGACCAGTGCGGGAACAGTGATGGGAGCGTCAGCGGACATTACCGCTAATATGGAACTGACGAAAAAAGTCATCGCCGTTTTCAATTGTCCGAGTGATGATAACAATCAGACCTACAATTCCGCGACTTCCTACTACGGCTGTGGTATCTCGGGAAGTGCCATGACCAACTATGGGTTCAGTGTCAGCTCCGGCACAGGGCCCTGGGCGTTGTGGGGAAATGAAGGCATTACCACGAGAGCTCTCTTTGGGGAGAATTCCAATTCCGATATTTCGAAGATCAAGGATGGCACCAGTAATACCGTCATGGTGTGCGAAACGACTCGTCAGGTGCGGGATGGAACCGGTAACTACTGGGGATGTAGCGTCTATGCGGGAAATGGCGTCAACCTGGCCCACAGTCGGGGAATCAACTACTGGCTTTGTTGCTCCTGGACTCCTCCGATGACGGAACGGCCCGGCGTACTGGGATCTTACAGTATGCCCGGAAGTGCCCATGTCGGAGGTTGTATGATCCTGCTCGCCGATGGTGCTGTGCGATTTATCAGCGAGAACATCGATTCCACTATCCGCACCAATCTTTCCAGAATCAAAGACGGCCAGGTGATTGGCGAATTCTGA
- a CDS encoding ParA family protein has protein sequence MRIIAIMNQKGGVGKTTTSVNMAAGLAMQGKKVCLVDLDPQGHASLHLGIEPMGNVPTAYDVFSGFKTLAETRQLVAKNLWVVPATLDLAATELELVDAENREIVLRNAIHKMAETEPFDYLIMDCPPSLGVLTINSLTAATEVIIPLQPHFFALQGLSKLLETTALVRRRLNRELRVSGVVLCLYETGTRLAADVTDDLSAFLSESDPEAPWASAKVFQSRIRRNIKLAEAPSFGQSVFDYSKNCPGAKDYAGLVEEVISDEQSEEVPLQQAA, from the coding sequence ATGCGTATCATTGCGATTATGAACCAAAAAGGGGGCGTTGGCAAAACAACGACAAGCGTGAACATGGCTGCCGGACTGGCGATGCAAGGCAAAAAAGTTTGTCTGGTCGACCTGGACCCGCAGGGACATGCCTCTTTGCACTTGGGAATCGAACCCATGGGAAATGTCCCGACAGCTTACGATGTTTTTTCTGGTTTTAAAACACTGGCCGAAACCCGGCAGCTGGTTGCGAAAAATTTATGGGTCGTTCCCGCGACTCTGGATCTCGCAGCGACGGAACTGGAATTGGTTGATGCCGAGAATCGGGAAATTGTGTTACGCAATGCCATTCATAAGATGGCGGAAACCGAACCATTTGACTATCTGATTATGGACTGCCCCCCTTCTCTGGGTGTGTTGACAATTAATTCGTTAACCGCAGCTACGGAAGTCATCATCCCTCTGCAACCTCACTTTTTCGCGTTGCAGGGTTTATCCAAACTGTTGGAAACAACTGCATTGGTCCGCCGTCGTCTGAACCGCGAACTAAGAGTCTCGGGTGTTGTCTTGTGTCTGTATGAAACAGGAACACGACTGGCAGCCGACGTTACAGATGACTTGTCCGCATTTTTAAGTGAAAGTGATCCCGAGGCACCATGGGCTTCGGCCAAAGTATTCCAGAGTCGCATTCGCCGTAATATTAAGCTGGCGGAAGCTCCCAGTTTTGGACAATCGGTATTTGATTATTCCAAAAATTGTCCGGGTGCAAAAGACTATGCCGGTCTGGTAGAAGAAGTCATCTCGGATGAGCAAAGTGAGGAAGTTCCGCTGCAACAAGCCGCCTGA
- a CDS encoding 3-keto-disaccharide hydrolase, with product MKYLPTFFILSSVAFLINGCSGDSPTEKQKEEAAKDVSAIDLPEKTLESLFEVEKGYTLLTLKDFKEFQGKAAKSVEEPTWTEKGGVISCTGNPKGYLYSLKSYSNFSVRLEYRFPETGQKNDNPNTGFLFYITGENRIWPKCLEVQGKFAEMAHIKSNSKEITLEVTDNQEAREMARKPVGEWNSIEVISKDGALTSVLNGTPIASCKPSELKAGYFGIQSEGDAVEFRNIRIQKLTD from the coding sequence ATGAAATACCTGCCCACGTTTTTCATTTTGAGTTCCGTAGCATTTCTTATCAATGGTTGTAGTGGTGACTCACCGACTGAGAAACAAAAAGAAGAAGCAGCCAAGGATGTTTCCGCAATTGACTTACCAGAAAAAACGTTAGAATCGTTATTTGAAGTTGAAAAAGGTTATACGCTTCTGACCTTGAAAGACTTTAAAGAGTTTCAAGGGAAAGCAGCAAAATCTGTCGAGGAGCCTACTTGGACAGAAAAAGGAGGAGTGATTTCATGCACGGGTAATCCCAAAGGTTATCTCTATTCGTTGAAGAGCTATAGTAACTTCTCAGTGCGTCTTGAATATCGTTTCCCGGAAACCGGCCAGAAAAATGACAATCCGAATACGGGCTTCTTATTTTATATCACCGGCGAAAATCGGATCTGGCCTAAATGTCTGGAAGTGCAAGGGAAGTTTGCAGAGATGGCTCATATCAAATCCAATAGCAAAGAGATCACTCTGGAAGTGACTGACAACCAGGAAGCAAGAGAAATGGCCCGAAAACCTGTGGGTGAATGGAATAGCATCGAAGTCATTTCCAAAGATGGTGCACTGACTTCAGTTTTGAATGGGACGCCGATCGCCTCATGTAAACCGAGTGAACTCAAGGCAGGCTACTTTGGTATTCAATCAGAGGGTGATGCAGTCGAGTTTCGAAATATCCGCATTCAGAAACTGACTGATTAG
- the metX gene encoding homoserine O-acetyltransferase MetX produces MATQQEISEIRQHSGVGFVQTQLATLFEPPHSLKLAGGGELGPIQVAYETYGELTPAKDNAIFICHALTGDAHAAGYYEQDDEKAKPGWWDDLIGPGRALDTDKYFVICANVLGGCQGTTGPESKNPETDHSYRLDFPFITVGDIVEVHSALTKHLGIDQLLAVIGGSLGGMQVLDWAARFPDQVRGAICLATAAQLSAQGIAFNAVGRRAIKTDPEYKEGKYEKGAGPRYGLALARMIAHITYLSDQSIEMKFGRRLQDQDTFQYEMLPEVEFQVESYLHYQGKRFVERFDANSYLYLTKAMDYFDLASQYGSLTKALGKTDARFLIASYDSDWLFTTTQSKELVRALIECGKHVSFIELKSPFGHDSFLIEIEQLQKMITPFLEQAYQTRLAESAKKS; encoded by the coding sequence ATGGCTACACAACAGGAAATTTCTGAAATTCGCCAACACTCGGGTGTTGGTTTTGTTCAGACCCAATTGGCAACTCTATTTGAACCACCTCATAGTTTAAAACTGGCTGGAGGAGGAGAACTGGGACCGATTCAGGTGGCCTATGAAACGTATGGCGAATTGACGCCCGCGAAAGATAATGCCATCTTTATTTGCCATGCACTCACGGGCGATGCGCACGCCGCCGGTTACTACGAACAGGACGACGAAAAAGCGAAGCCCGGTTGGTGGGACGATTTAATCGGCCCGGGAAGAGCCCTTGATACCGATAAATACTTTGTGATTTGCGCGAATGTGCTGGGAGGCTGTCAGGGGACGACCGGGCCCGAAAGCAAAAATCCGGAAACCGATCATTCCTATCGACTCGATTTTCCATTTATTACGGTCGGTGATATTGTGGAAGTCCATTCGGCGCTCACAAAACATCTGGGGATTGACCAGTTGCTGGCTGTGATTGGAGGCAGCCTGGGAGGGATGCAGGTATTGGACTGGGCGGCTCGATTTCCTGATCAAGTTCGAGGGGCGATCTGTCTGGCGACCGCCGCTCAACTTTCGGCACAGGGAATTGCCTTTAATGCGGTGGGCAGGCGGGCCATCAAAACAGACCCTGAGTACAAGGAGGGTAAGTATGAAAAAGGAGCCGGCCCCCGTTATGGATTGGCACTCGCGCGCATGATTGCGCACATTACTTACCTTTCTGATCAATCGATTGAAATGAAGTTCGGCAGACGTTTACAGGATCAGGATACCTTTCAGTACGAGATGCTGCCAGAAGTCGAATTTCAGGTCGAAAGCTATTTGCATTATCAGGGAAAACGATTTGTCGAACGTTTTGATGCTAACAGCTACCTATATCTTACGAAAGCAATGGACTATTTTGATCTCGCTTCTCAATATGGTTCATTGACCAAGGCACTCGGAAAAACGGATGCCCGGTTTCTGATCGCTTCCTACGATTCGGACTGGTTGTTTACTACGACCCAAAGTAAAGAGTTGGTGAGAGCGTTAATTGAATGCGGCAAACATGTTTCCTTCATTGAATTAAAAAGCCCATTCGGCCACGATTCTTTTTTGATTGAAATTGAACAGTTACAAAAAATGATTACGCCTTTTCTGGAACAAGCTTATCAAACCCGTTTAGCGGAGAGTGCCAAAAAATCATGA
- a CDS encoding SpoVG family protein, whose amino-acid sequence MEISEVRIKLMNDPHERLLAFCSITFDVSFVIRDLKIIQGSKGAFVAMPSRKLMDRCPKCHNKNHLRASFCNQCGVRLDENRADKDDAGRARLYADIAHPINSECRELIQEEVLKAYQDEKVSAQQDGYVCRYDDFGEEDYARLSPQEAEFEETIPLETSGSESTHIRKNNQILRIDSAERAEETNQPHHNSSDVPEPDKVSSNENEPRSKGDTFGSGIV is encoded by the coding sequence ATGGAGATCAGTGAAGTTCGCATCAAGTTGATGAATGATCCACACGAAAGGTTACTTGCCTTTTGCTCGATTACTTTCGATGTTTCCTTTGTCATCCGGGATTTGAAGATTATTCAAGGTTCCAAAGGCGCCTTTGTCGCGATGCCCAGTCGCAAATTAATGGACCGTTGTCCAAAGTGCCACAATAAGAACCATCTGCGGGCATCGTTTTGCAATCAGTGTGGTGTGCGGCTCGATGAAAATCGAGCAGATAAAGATGATGCCGGACGGGCGCGTCTTTATGCCGATATCGCACATCCCATTAATTCCGAGTGTCGAGAACTCATTCAGGAAGAAGTGCTCAAAGCCTACCAGGACGAAAAAGTCTCTGCCCAACAGGATGGGTATGTCTGCCGCTACGATGATTTTGGCGAAGAGGACTATGCCAGACTCAGTCCTCAAGAAGCAGAGTTTGAAGAGACCATTCCACTTGAGACATCAGGTTCAGAATCGACTCATATCCGTAAAAATAATCAGATTCTCCGAATTGATTCTGCCGAGCGTGCTGAGGAAACGAATCAGCCACACCACAATTCATCAGACGTGCCCGAACCAGACAAAGTTTCATCGAATGAGAATGAACCTCGTTCCAAAGGTGATACGTTCGGCTCGGGGATTGTCTAA
- a CDS encoding SDR family oxidoreductase: protein MAKVIVVTGVTQGLGRAMVDGLIEAGHTVIGCGRSRERIDELSKQYGSPHQFSVVNIADNNAVGSWAKSTLDQFGPPNLLINNAALINENAPLWEVPTEDFDAVIDVNIKGPTNTIRHFLPAMIERQTGVVVNFSSGWGRSASAEVAAYCATKWAVEGLTLSLAQELPRGMAAIPLNPGVINTSMLQSCFGSQAAHYPTAEEWAETAVPFLLSLSAKHNGQQLTVPV from the coding sequence ATGGCGAAAGTGATAGTGGTAACCGGAGTGACCCAGGGGCTGGGTCGCGCCATGGTTGATGGTTTGATTGAAGCGGGGCACACTGTCATAGGATGTGGACGTTCCAGGGAACGGATCGATGAATTGTCAAAGCAGTATGGTTCACCTCATCAATTTTCGGTCGTTAATATTGCAGATAATAATGCCGTAGGCTCTTGGGCTAAAAGCACACTTGATCAATTTGGCCCTCCCAATCTACTCATTAATAATGCCGCTCTGATCAACGAAAATGCACCGCTCTGGGAAGTTCCCACAGAAGACTTTGATGCTGTAATCGATGTGAATATTAAAGGCCCTACCAATACAATCCGCCATTTTCTACCTGCGATGATCGAACGTCAAACAGGAGTGGTTGTGAATTTCAGCTCTGGTTGGGGACGTTCCGCTTCTGCAGAAGTCGCCGCCTATTGTGCGACAAAATGGGCTGTGGAAGGTTTAACGCTTTCACTCGCGCAGGAATTACCCCGTGGTATGGCAGCGATTCCTCTCAACCCGGGGGTTATCAATACATCCATGTTACAAAGCTGCTTCGGTTCTCAGGCCGCACATTATCCTACGGCCGAAGAGTGGGCAGAAACTGCGGTTCCCTTTCTACTGAGTCTTTCTGCAAAACATAACGGACAACAGTTGACAGTTCCCGTTTAG
- a CDS encoding oxidoreductase: MAKYFKYKSPDDVVADSERLGCPIQMSNHFDVLYQPIQIGHLEAKSRLGIQPMEGCDGTTDGFPDELTYRRYRRFGAGGASLIWGEATAIGPEARMNPRQLMINDRTASALEQMLVGCRDSHQEVFGSDIGLVIGLQLTHSGRFSFEKPLVATRDAVLDPRTIDKATGRPIDESYPILTDDDLKRIEDQYVAAAKLAESIGVAFVDIKQCHRYLLSELLASKNRPGEYGGSLENRTRLVRNVVQRIKEECPQLVIATRMNGYDGIPYQGAGDDFIGEPCPHELPLQTAFGTDPHDHLKEDLSEPIEVAKRLREWGVSMINISNGNPYANPHIVRPAEFPPTDGYHAPEHPFIGVARHFRIASQIQAAVPDIPVVGSGYSWLQDFAMHAAAANVEQGKISIVGMGRATLSQPEFAKVLRDEGKLNRKTVCRTFSYCTNLMRTKDHPLGQYATGCPPFDKEVYDPLWKEAKVKLEEKKKASSE, from the coding sequence ATGGCCAAATATTTTAAGTATAAATCTCCTGACGATGTTGTTGCAGATTCTGAACGTCTGGGCTGCCCGATTCAGATGTCGAATCACTTTGATGTGTTGTACCAACCGATTCAGATTGGTCATCTGGAAGCCAAGAGTCGTTTGGGAATTCAACCGATGGAAGGCTGCGATGGAACAACTGACGGCTTTCCTGATGAGTTAACTTACCGTCGTTACCGAAGATTTGGAGCGGGAGGGGCATCATTAATCTGGGGAGAAGCGACGGCAATTGGTCCCGAAGCACGAATGAATCCCCGTCAGTTAATGATCAACGATCGGACGGCCTCTGCGCTAGAGCAAATGTTAGTCGGTTGTCGCGATTCACATCAGGAAGTTTTTGGCTCAGACATAGGACTCGTGATCGGACTGCAGCTAACGCATTCGGGTCGGTTCAGTTTTGAAAAACCGCTAGTGGCCACCCGCGACGCTGTGCTTGACCCGCGTACGATTGATAAAGCGACCGGGCGTCCTATCGACGAGAGTTATCCGATTCTCACCGACGATGATCTAAAGCGAATTGAAGACCAGTATGTTGCTGCTGCCAAACTGGCGGAGTCAATTGGAGTTGCGTTTGTCGATATCAAGCAATGCCATCGTTATCTCTTATCAGAATTATTGGCATCCAAAAATCGTCCTGGAGAATATGGCGGTTCTTTGGAAAACCGGACCCGGTTGGTGCGAAATGTCGTTCAGCGCATCAAAGAAGAGTGCCCTCAATTGGTCATCGCGACTCGCATGAATGGCTACGATGGTATTCCCTATCAGGGGGCCGGTGACGATTTTATTGGAGAACCTTGCCCTCACGAACTACCCTTACAGACGGCCTTTGGTACGGACCCGCATGACCATTTAAAAGAAGATCTTTCAGAACCTATCGAAGTGGCGAAGCGACTACGTGAGTGGGGCGTGAGTATGATCAATATTTCCAATGGCAATCCGTATGCGAATCCCCACATTGTTCGTCCCGCCGAATTCCCTCCGACGGATGGCTATCATGCGCCCGAACATCCATTCATCGGTGTTGCCAGACATTTTCGGATTGCTTCGCAAATTCAAGCAGCAGTTCCCGATATTCCTGTAGTGGGGAGTGGCTACAGTTGGTTGCAGGACTTTGCAATGCATGCCGCCGCTGCCAACGTGGAGCAGGGAAAGATTTCTATTGTCGGCATGGGACGTGCGACGCTTTCTCAACCCGAGTTTGCCAAAGTCTTACGGGATGAAGGCAAGCTCAATCGGAAAACTGTCTGCCGGACATTCTCTTATTGTACGAACCTCATGCGGACGAAAGACCATCCCTTGGGGCAGTATGCCACTGGATGTCCTCCGTTTGATAAAGAGGTCTATGATCCACTTTGGAAAGAAGCAAAAGTCAAGTTGGAAGAAAAAAAGAAAGCGTCGTCTGAGTAA
- a CDS encoding M3 family oligoendopeptidase codes for MTEVAAYPLTWELDSLYPHPDHSDFENCLDQMKVSLESLIERVEALPEATASEASAAVWGDFLTDYQAATADLSGLFAFLECHCAEDAYNKHFQVLMARLASIRPLRENIETQLQLTLRDVTDEVLQQFAQADSRLQEIHFFLEDSKRNAKLRLPKDQEILASELAVDGLHAWGRLYDRLSGELKIRVMEKGELVDRSPGQIQFDSPQRTIRENNFYAANKAWATIADSCADALNHLAGTRLTTYKHLPVNDHLDAPLIYNRMERATLDTMWSVITERKHKLVSYLDKKAELLGLSKLCWYDVNAPLPLSGGESAELQYDRACELVVNSFEKFSPDLSQFSEKALRERWIEVENRPGKRQGGFCTGFPVQKQSRIFMTYTNSADSMSTLAHELGHAYHSYVLKDEPFVLSDYPMNLAETASTFAEAVLGEQRLSAAQTREEELQILDGMLGDSVAFMLNIHTRFLFEDRLHKERLDGELTSERFSELMLEAQKEAYLNSLDDEGWNPLFWVSKLHFYISELPFYNFPYTFGYLLSLGVYALSDTFSDQTEFADKYRELLIATGCQLTEEAVANTFGYHLGEAEFWNKSIDIIDRRVDRFLELTQ; via the coding sequence ATGACTGAAGTAGCCGCTTATCCTCTGACCTGGGAACTCGATTCCCTGTATCCTCATCCGGATCACTCTGATTTTGAAAACTGCCTGGATCAGATGAAGGTTTCTCTGGAAAGCCTTATCGAACGGGTTGAAGCATTACCTGAGGCGACCGCTTCCGAAGCGAGTGCGGCCGTCTGGGGGGATTTTCTAACAGACTATCAAGCGGCGACTGCCGACTTATCTGGACTCTTTGCGTTCCTGGAATGCCACTGTGCCGAAGACGCCTACAACAAACACTTTCAAGTATTAATGGCTCGACTGGCCAGCATTCGCCCTTTGCGGGAGAACATCGAAACGCAGCTACAACTGACACTGCGCGATGTCACCGATGAAGTCTTACAACAATTTGCTCAAGCCGACAGTCGTCTGCAAGAGATTCATTTCTTTCTGGAAGATTCCAAACGAAATGCCAAGTTACGATTACCTAAAGATCAGGAAATTCTCGCTTCCGAATTAGCCGTCGATGGATTGCATGCCTGGGGACGGCTCTATGATCGTCTGTCGGGAGAACTCAAGATCCGTGTGATGGAAAAAGGAGAGTTGGTAGACCGCTCGCCCGGTCAGATTCAATTTGATTCGCCACAAAGAACAATTCGTGAGAATAATTTTTATGCAGCAAACAAAGCCTGGGCCACCATTGCTGACTCCTGTGCCGATGCTTTGAATCATCTCGCGGGAACTCGACTAACGACTTACAAACACCTGCCAGTAAACGACCATCTGGATGCTCCTTTGATTTACAACCGAATGGAACGTGCCACCCTCGATACCATGTGGTCGGTGATCACCGAACGCAAACATAAACTGGTGAGCTACCTCGATAAGAAAGCAGAGCTTCTCGGTCTTTCCAAACTCTGCTGGTACGATGTGAATGCGCCGCTACCTCTCAGCGGGGGGGAATCTGCGGAACTCCAGTATGACCGTGCCTGCGAGTTGGTTGTGAACTCCTTTGAAAAATTCAGCCCCGATCTGAGTCAGTTTTCAGAAAAGGCGCTCCGCGAACGTTGGATTGAAGTCGAGAATCGCCCCGGCAAACGGCAAGGCGGTTTTTGTACGGGATTCCCGGTTCAAAAACAATCGCGTATTTTTATGACCTATACCAACTCTGCTGACAGCATGTCAACGCTCGCTCATGAATTGGGGCATGCTTACCATTCGTATGTCTTAAAGGATGAGCCATTCGTACTCAGTGACTATCCCATGAATCTGGCGGAGACCGCTTCGACGTTTGCCGAAGCCGTTCTGGGCGAACAACGCTTGAGTGCTGCTCAGACCAGAGAAGAAGAATTGCAGATCCTGGATGGAATGCTGGGAGACTCCGTCGCTTTCATGCTCAATATTCATACGCGGTTTCTGTTTGAAGACCGACTTCACAAGGAACGTCTGGATGGCGAATTGACATCAGAGCGTTTTTCCGAACTGATGTTAGAGGCGCAAAAAGAAGCCTACCTGAATTCATTGGATGACGAAGGCTGGAATCCGCTGTTCTGGGTCTCCAAACTGCATTTTTATATCAGCGAATTACCGTTTTATAATTTCCCTTACACCTTTGGTTACCTGTTGTCACTGGGAGTTTATGCTCTGTCAGATACCTTTTCTGATCAAACCGAATTTGCTGACAAATACCGCGAACTCTTGATTGCCACCGGCTGTCAGCTCACTGAGGAGGCAGTCGCCAATACATTTGGTTATCACCTGGGAGAAGCTGAGTTCTGGAACAAGAGCATCGATATCATTGACCGACGGGTGGACCGTTTTCTGGAATTGACCCAGTAA
- a CDS encoding ThuA domain-containing protein: protein MRFPLIVTTCLLAFSWLVTPCNAKAESGKTRILMLTQSKGYTHGSVKRNKTELAPAEIAMVQLGKQSGLFTVDCTQDAAADFTKENLKNYDIVIFYTTGMLPIKEADMQYFLNDWLKQKGHGFIGFHSATDTYKTYQPYWDMVGGSFNGHPWNANNMVTITVHNPNHPAMKPFGKEFQFKDEIYQYKNWQPEKVHVLMSLNMEKSNPKRPYQVPVAWAKEWGQGKVFVNNLGHNPQTWTNPAFQKSVIGAIKWIRGDAPAAVPVNPELSKKEDAKAAAATKAATK from the coding sequence ATGCGTTTTCCCTTAATAGTTACAACCTGCCTGCTGGCGTTCTCCTGGCTCGTGACACCTTGTAATGCGAAAGCTGAATCAGGAAAGACCCGGATTCTGATGCTCACTCAGAGTAAGGGTTATACCCATGGTTCTGTCAAACGAAATAAAACAGAGTTAGCGCCTGCGGAAATCGCGATGGTGCAATTAGGAAAGCAGTCAGGTTTGTTTACCGTCGATTGTACGCAGGATGCTGCTGCCGATTTCACTAAAGAAAACCTGAAGAATTATGATATTGTCATTTTTTATACCACGGGTATGTTACCTATTAAAGAAGCAGACATGCAGTATTTTTTGAATGACTGGCTGAAACAAAAAGGGCACGGATTCATCGGCTTTCATTCCGCCACCGACACATATAAAACCTACCAGCCTTATTGGGACATGGTGGGTGGTTCCTTTAACGGACATCCTTGGAATGCAAATAACATGGTGACGATTACCGTACATAATCCTAATCACCCGGCCATGAAGCCCTTTGGGAAAGAGTTTCAGTTTAAAGATGAAATCTATCAATACAAAAACTGGCAGCCCGAAAAAGTGCATGTGTTGATGAGCTTGAATATGGAGAAAAGCAATCCTAAACGTCCTTATCAAGTTCCCGTGGCCTGGGCGAAAGAGTGGGGGCAGGGCAAAGTCTTTGTAAATAATTTAGGACACAATCCACAAACATGGACGAATCCAGCATTTCAAAAATCAGTGATCGGAGCCATCAAATGGATTAGAGGCGACGCTCCTGCGGCTGTTCCCGTGAATCCTGAGCTTTCCAAAAAGGAAGATGCAAAAGCGGCTGCCGCAACGAAAGCGGCTACGAAATAA
- a CDS encoding FkbM family methyltransferase, with product MRLHRRIPQLFGYDLIHIQRNHPTLESHLKFLFEKLNINIVLDVGANRGQYGCLLREMGFTGDIISFEPLKEAYQELLQSSAGDTKWHTYNCALGSVSETTEINFTSSSVFASFLNPNEYAKEVRSEQVQIDQKETVEVKKLDDVFEEVISKCSGTNHQIYLKMDTQGFDQEVFKGAEKSIEQIAALQSEIAILPLYEEMPDYIESMTAFREKSFELTGLFPVSRDHDSLFLIEMDCVMRRKS from the coding sequence ATGAGACTACATCGCAGGATTCCACAACTATTCGGATATGACTTGATTCATATCCAAAGAAACCACCCCACGCTTGAGTCACACTTAAAGTTTTTATTTGAAAAATTGAACATCAACATCGTTTTGGATGTGGGTGCCAACCGCGGGCAATATGGATGTCTGCTTCGCGAGATGGGGTTTACAGGCGATATCATTTCGTTCGAACCCTTGAAAGAAGCATACCAGGAATTATTACAGAGTAGCGCGGGAGATACCAAGTGGCACACTTACAATTGTGCCCTGGGTTCTGTATCTGAAACGACGGAAATTAATTTTACCAGTTCGTCTGTGTTTGCGTCATTTCTGAATCCCAATGAATATGCCAAAGAGGTGCGGAGCGAACAGGTTCAGATTGATCAAAAAGAAACCGTCGAAGTCAAAAAACTGGACGACGTTTTTGAAGAAGTGATTTCCAAATGTTCCGGAACCAATCACCAGATTTATTTGAAAATGGACACTCAGGGTTTTGATCAGGAAGTTTTTAAGGGAGCAGAAAAATCTATCGAACAGATTGCTGCACTCCAATCAGAAATCGCCATTCTCCCTTTGTATGAGGAGATGCCGGACTACATTGAGTCGATGACTGCGTTTCGAGAGAAAAGCTTTGAATTGACGGGGCTCTTCCCTGTCTCACGAGATCATGATTCGCTGTTTCTGATTGAAATGGATTGTGTCATGCGGCGAAAGTCATAG
- the metW gene encoding methionine biosynthesis protein MetW — protein MCAQHRYCMQDPSLEVTDKLLLEQIQPGSRVLDLGCGDGRLLARLRDERDASVLGIEIDITQHHASIARGVPVLQADLDEGLQDIPDGAFDYVVLSQTLQQVLHPKQLLEEMVRVAKQALVVVPNFGNWRIRLQVLKQGRAPVTEVLPYEWYNTPNLHLMSMHDFQDLMRLLGIEILQEIPIINHRAVEKAWLANLRAQHVLYILQRLEESSTKTESDNLLHSS, from the coding sequence ATGTGTGCACAACATCGATATTGTATGCAGGACCCGTCGCTGGAAGTGACGGATAAACTGCTACTCGAACAAATTCAACCGGGAAGTCGCGTATTAGACCTGGGCTGCGGCGATGGTCGTCTGCTGGCGCGGTTGCGTGATGAACGAGATGCTTCTGTGTTGGGAATTGAAATTGATATTACGCAACACCACGCTTCCATTGCCCGCGGTGTCCCCGTGCTTCAGGCAGACCTGGATGAAGGCCTGCAGGATATTCCTGATGGCGCTTTTGATTACGTTGTGCTGAGTCAAACGCTGCAACAGGTGCTGCATCCGAAACAGCTGCTGGAAGAAATGGTCCGCGTCGCGAAACAGGCGTTGGTGGTAGTTCCCAATTTTGGAAACTGGCGAATTCGTCTCCAGGTTCTCAAACAGGGACGTGCGCCGGTGACCGAAGTTTTACCATACGAATGGTATAACACACCCAACCTGCATTTAATGTCGATGCATGACTTTCAGGATCTGATGCGATTATTGGGAATTGAGATTTTGCAGGAAATTCCAATCATCAATCATCGTGCGGTTGAAAAAGCGTGGCTCGCCAACTTAAGAGCCCAACATGTGCTCTACATCTTGCAGCGTTTAGAGGAGAGTTCAACAAAAACAGAGAGCGATAATTTATTGCATAGCTCATAG